The proteins below are encoded in one region of Oncorhynchus masou masou isolate Uvic2021 unplaced genomic scaffold, UVic_Omas_1.1 unplaced_scaffold_6___fragment_2___debris, whole genome shotgun sequence:
- the LOC135538978 gene encoding uncharacterized protein LOC135538978 isoform X3 has translation MKTMSWKEHMFRMFCTLKRKMDRNDERIKRALRRRPYVLKPVRVNTPESVLWPTGKVHRRPKPSNTVQTTQIHKKPPIIVSYGQDQTSGDGWSINPEPLSQSGRVTRLIERKYHDVISSSSSDDFSIYSFTDCESECDDEDHERRTPKLKVENGKVTKLDVRDMDEDDDLSLHSFDESDFLSPGEVSGPVSVKNGLSPLVTSAHRTLAEALRALPSAVGSPYPVNVPRPRTPLNPVIIAPPRTENFPYRHSPRLAPITNLSETGRTLLQEMAGVPPQVSSVAAAQTEMFKDIMANYYFYHPTHTHTHTHTHTHTHTHTHTHTQRF, from the exons atgaaaactatgtcatggaaagagcacatGTTccgaatgttttgtacactca AAAGAAAGATGGATCGTAATGATGAGAGAATAAAAAGAGCTTTAAGACGCCGCCCTTATGTG TTGAAACCAGTGAGGGTGAACACCCCTGAATCCGTGTTGTGGCCAACCGGCAAGGTGCACAGAAGGCCAAAGCCT TCTAATACAGTGCAGACCACTCAGATCCACAAAAAACCT CCAATCATTGTGAGCTATGGGCAGGACCAGACATCTGGGGATGGATGGAGCATCAATCCAGAGCCTCTCAGCCAG tcTGGAAGGGTGACTCGGCTGATAGAGAGAAAATATCATGACGTGATCTCATCCTCCAGTTCTGATGACTTTTCCATCTACTCCTTCACTGACTGTGAATCTGAG TGTGATGATGAGGATCATGAAAGGAGGACACCAAAGCTGAAAGTTGAGAATGGAAAGGTGACAAAGCTTGATGTGAGGGATATGGACGAGGATGACGATCTGTCTCTCCACTCCTTCGATGAGTCAGACTTCCTG AGCCCAGGGGAGGTCtcaggtcctgtatctgtcaAGAATGGCCTCTCTCCTCTTGTAACCTCAGCACACCGGACACTGGCTGAAGCCCTACGGGCCCTGCCCTCTGCTGTTGGCTCTCCATACCCAGTAAATGTCCCAAGGCCCCGGACTCCTCTCAACCCTGTCATTATCGCTCCACCCCGAACAGAGAACTTTCCATACCGCCACAGCCCTCGCCTGGCTCCCATCACCAACCTGAGCGAGACAGGCAGGACGTTGCTCCAGGAAATGGCTGGAGTGCCCCCACAG GTTTCTTCAGTGGCTGCTGCCCAAACTGAGATGTTCAAAGACATAATGGCCAACTATTACTTctaccaccccacacacacacacacacacacacacacacacacacacacacacacacacacacacacacacacacagagattttGA
- the LOC135538978 gene encoding uncharacterized protein LOC135538978 isoform X2: protein MKTMSWKEHMFRMFCTLKRKMDRNDERIKRALRRRPYVLKPVRVNTPESVLWPTGKVHRRPKPPIIVSYGQDQTSGDGWSINPEPLSQSGRVTRLIERKYHDVISSSSSDDFSIYSFTDCESECDDEDHERRTPKLKVENGKVTKLDVRDMDEDDDLSLHSFDESDFLSPGEVSGPVSVKNGLSPLVTSAHRTLAEALRALPSAVGSPYPVNVPRPRTPLNPVIIAPPRTENFPYRHSPRLAPITNLSETGRTLLQEMAGVPPQEGKVNKKKKGKAKKVVKQEKTSKTQQMGNVGESKEEDKKEEKKSLRKRFLQWLLPKLRCSKT, encoded by the exons atgaaaactatgtcatggaaagagcacatGTTccgaatgttttgtacactca AAAGAAAGATGGATCGTAATGATGAGAGAATAAAAAGAGCTTTAAGACGCCGCCCTTATGTG TTGAAACCAGTGAGGGTGAACACCCCTGAATCCGTGTTGTGGCCAACCGGCAAGGTGCACAGAAGGCCAAAGCCT CCAATCATTGTGAGCTATGGGCAGGACCAGACATCTGGGGATGGATGGAGCATCAATCCAGAGCCTCTCAGCCAG tcTGGAAGGGTGACTCGGCTGATAGAGAGAAAATATCATGACGTGATCTCATCCTCCAGTTCTGATGACTTTTCCATCTACTCCTTCACTGACTGTGAATCTGAG TGTGATGATGAGGATCATGAAAGGAGGACACCAAAGCTGAAAGTTGAGAATGGAAAGGTGACAAAGCTTGATGTGAGGGATATGGACGAGGATGACGATCTGTCTCTCCACTCCTTCGATGAGTCAGACTTCCTG AGCCCAGGGGAGGTCtcaggtcctgtatctgtcaAGAATGGCCTCTCTCCTCTTGTAACCTCAGCACACCGGACACTGGCTGAAGCCCTACGGGCCCTGCCCTCTGCTGTTGGCTCTCCATACCCAGTAAATGTCCCAAGGCCCCGGACTCCTCTCAACCCTGTCATTATCGCTCCACCCCGAACAGAGAACTTTCCATACCGCCACAGCCCTCGCCTGGCTCCCATCACCAACCTGAGCGAGACAGGCAGGACGTTGCTCCAGGAAATGGCTGGAGTGCCCCCACAG GAAGGGAAGGTCAATAAGAAAAAGAAGGGCAAGGCCAAAAAAGTAGTAAAGCAGGAGAAGACCAGTAAGACGCAACAGATGGGAAATGTTGGAGAAAGTAAGGAGGAGGACAAGAAAGAGGAAAAGAAGAGTCTGAGGAAGAG GTTTCTTCAGTGGCTGCTGCCCAAACTGAGATGTTCAAAGACATAA
- the LOC135538978 gene encoding uncharacterized protein LOC135538978 isoform X4, with product MKTMSWKEHMFRMFCTLKRKMDRNDERIKRALRRRPYVLKPVRVNTPESVLWPTGKVHRRPKPSGRVTRLIERKYHDVISSSSSDDFSIYSFTDCESECDDEDHERRTPKLKVENGKVTKLDVRDMDEDDDLSLHSFDESDFLSPGEVSGPVSVKNGLSPLVTSAHRTLAEALRALPSAVGSPYPVNVPRPRTPLNPVIIAPPRTENFPYRHSPRLAPITNLSETGRTLLQEMAGVPPQEGKVNKKKKGKAKKVVKQEKTSKTQQMGNVGESKEEDKKEEKKSLRKRFLQWLLPKLRCSKT from the exons atgaaaactatgtcatggaaagagcacatGTTccgaatgttttgtacactca AAAGAAAGATGGATCGTAATGATGAGAGAATAAAAAGAGCTTTAAGACGCCGCCCTTATGTG TTGAAACCAGTGAGGGTGAACACCCCTGAATCCGTGTTGTGGCCAACCGGCAAGGTGCACAGAAGGCCAAAGCCT tcTGGAAGGGTGACTCGGCTGATAGAGAGAAAATATCATGACGTGATCTCATCCTCCAGTTCTGATGACTTTTCCATCTACTCCTTCACTGACTGTGAATCTGAG TGTGATGATGAGGATCATGAAAGGAGGACACCAAAGCTGAAAGTTGAGAATGGAAAGGTGACAAAGCTTGATGTGAGGGATATGGACGAGGATGACGATCTGTCTCTCCACTCCTTCGATGAGTCAGACTTCCTG AGCCCAGGGGAGGTCtcaggtcctgtatctgtcaAGAATGGCCTCTCTCCTCTTGTAACCTCAGCACACCGGACACTGGCTGAAGCCCTACGGGCCCTGCCCTCTGCTGTTGGCTCTCCATACCCAGTAAATGTCCCAAGGCCCCGGACTCCTCTCAACCCTGTCATTATCGCTCCACCCCGAACAGAGAACTTTCCATACCGCCACAGCCCTCGCCTGGCTCCCATCACCAACCTGAGCGAGACAGGCAGGACGTTGCTCCAGGAAATGGCTGGAGTGCCCCCACAG GAAGGGAAGGTCAATAAGAAAAAGAAGGGCAAGGCCAAAAAAGTAGTAAAGCAGGAGAAGACCAGTAAGACGCAACAGATGGGAAATGTTGGAGAAAGTAAGGAGGAGGACAAGAAAGAGGAAAAGAAGAGTCTGAGGAAGAG GTTTCTTCAGTGGCTGCTGCCCAAACTGAGATGTTCAAAGACATAA
- the LOC135538978 gene encoding uncharacterized protein LOC135538978 isoform X1, whose protein sequence is MKTMSWKEHMFRMFCTLKRKMDRNDERIKRALRRRPYVLKPVRVNTPESVLWPTGKVHRRPKPSNTVQTTQIHKKPPIIVSYGQDQTSGDGWSINPEPLSQSGRVTRLIERKYHDVISSSSSDDFSIYSFTDCESECDDEDHERRTPKLKVENGKVTKLDVRDMDEDDDLSLHSFDESDFLSPGEVSGPVSVKNGLSPLVTSAHRTLAEALRALPSAVGSPYPVNVPRPRTPLNPVIIAPPRTENFPYRHSPRLAPITNLSETGRTLLQEMAGVPPQEGKVNKKKKGKAKKVVKQEKTSKTQQMGNVGESKEEDKKEEKKSLRKRFLQWLLPKLRCSKT, encoded by the exons atgaaaactatgtcatggaaagagcacatGTTccgaatgttttgtacactca AAAGAAAGATGGATCGTAATGATGAGAGAATAAAAAGAGCTTTAAGACGCCGCCCTTATGTG TTGAAACCAGTGAGGGTGAACACCCCTGAATCCGTGTTGTGGCCAACCGGCAAGGTGCACAGAAGGCCAAAGCCT TCTAATACAGTGCAGACCACTCAGATCCACAAAAAACCT CCAATCATTGTGAGCTATGGGCAGGACCAGACATCTGGGGATGGATGGAGCATCAATCCAGAGCCTCTCAGCCAG tcTGGAAGGGTGACTCGGCTGATAGAGAGAAAATATCATGACGTGATCTCATCCTCCAGTTCTGATGACTTTTCCATCTACTCCTTCACTGACTGTGAATCTGAG TGTGATGATGAGGATCATGAAAGGAGGACACCAAAGCTGAAAGTTGAGAATGGAAAGGTGACAAAGCTTGATGTGAGGGATATGGACGAGGATGACGATCTGTCTCTCCACTCCTTCGATGAGTCAGACTTCCTG AGCCCAGGGGAGGTCtcaggtcctgtatctgtcaAGAATGGCCTCTCTCCTCTTGTAACCTCAGCACACCGGACACTGGCTGAAGCCCTACGGGCCCTGCCCTCTGCTGTTGGCTCTCCATACCCAGTAAATGTCCCAAGGCCCCGGACTCCTCTCAACCCTGTCATTATCGCTCCACCCCGAACAGAGAACTTTCCATACCGCCACAGCCCTCGCCTGGCTCCCATCACCAACCTGAGCGAGACAGGCAGGACGTTGCTCCAGGAAATGGCTGGAGTGCCCCCACAG GAAGGGAAGGTCAATAAGAAAAAGAAGGGCAAGGCCAAAAAAGTAGTAAAGCAGGAGAAGACCAGTAAGACGCAACAGATGGGAAATGTTGGAGAAAGTAAGGAGGAGGACAAGAAAGAGGAAAAGAAGAGTCTGAGGAAGAG GTTTCTTCAGTGGCTGCTGCCCAAACTGAGATGTTCAAAGACATAA